The Bombus vancouverensis nearcticus chromosome 12, iyBomVanc1_principal, whole genome shotgun sequence genome contains a region encoding:
- the LOC117155547 gene encoding uncharacterized protein LOC117155547 — MKYLLVCSVVALLGLSVLGAPSESSSSSSASLHSDREKRSPQGNSQNCGPPPNGSPCGPPPGSPPGPPPGMSPDDMAQSGHAMMSQSGSSGFVSGDMKRSRRATRGGGDGGGGRGRGGGDMGGGMGGGFGVGRGANVGAGGQHGGGME, encoded by the exons ATGAAGTATCTCCTCGTTTGCAGCGTGGTCGCTTTGCTGGGACTCTCT GTCCTTGGAGCTCCCTCGGAGTCTAGTTCCTCCAGTTCTGCCAGCCTTCACAGCGACCGAGAAAAACGCAGCCCCCAAGGTAACTCTCAAAATTGCGGCCCACCACCGAATGGATCACCATGCGGGCCACCTCCAGGATCACCTCCAGGACCACCCCCAGGTATGTCTCCTGACGATATGGCCCAATCGGGGCACGCAATGATGTCTCAGTCTGGATCCTCTGGATTCGTGAGTGGAGATATGAAGAGAAGCAGAAGGGCTACTCGAGGAGGTGGAGACGGTGGTGGAGGAAGAGGGCGAGGAGGTGGTGATATGGGAGGTGGTATGGGTGGTGGATTTGGAGTTGGCAGGGGTGCTAACGTTGGTGCTGGAGGTCAACATGGAG GTGGCATGGAATAA